Below is a genomic region from Acidobacteriota bacterium.
ATCGCCCCCCCAGGGAGGCGACCGCGTGTTCCCAGGCGCGCATGTGCAGCGGCATGGAATCCACCAGCGTCCCGTCGCAGTCGAAAATCAACCCCCGGACGTGCCCCGGCACCTCGATGACGCGCATGGCACTCCCGCCCTAAAAGGGATTCTCGCCGGGGTAAGGCAACCCCTTCGGGTGGTTGAAAAAGAGCTCTTCGATCCCGAGCATCCGGCATGCGGCGAAGAGCGCTTTCCCCGCATGGCCGAAGGCGACGGCCGTATGGTGGGGGAACCGCTTTTCGATCAGGACGTGACGATAGAAACGCCCCATCTCCCGGACGGCGAACACCCCGATGGAACCGAAGGAGCGCGGGTTGAGGTCGAGCACCTCCCCCTGCGCGACATAGGCCCGGAGGCGCGCCTCGGAAGTCGACTGGACGCGGAAGACGGAGACGGGACCCGGCTGGATCCGCCCCTCGAGCGTGCCGCGGGTGATATCGGGCTCCTGCCCGGGCTCCTGGAGCCTATGCATGATCAGCTGGTGTTTCATGGCCGGTTCGAGCATGCATCCCGAGGAGGTATTGCCGCAGTGGAATCCCATCCAGAGATCGGAGAGCGCGTAATCGCCCGTGGCGGCCCGGTTCCCCTCGTACATATCCCTGGGAACCGAATTGTTGATGTCGAGGATGCCGGGAGGACGCCCGGTGGCCGAGACGCACATGTATTCGCTCAGGGCGCCGTAGATGTCCGCCTCGCAGGCCACGGGAACGCCCCGGGCCGCCAGCCGGGAGTTGATATAGCACGGGACGTGGCCGAAGTACTTTTCGAACGCGGGCCAGCACTTGTTGGCGAATGCGGCGTAGCGGCTCGCCCCCAGGTTCGCCGCCATGAACTTCTCCAGGGCGCTCTCGTACCGGGCCAGCTTCGGCACCAGGTCGGGGTAGGTGTTCCCCCCGCCGAGCTCGGCGGCGATCTCGAGCTCGATGCGCCGGAGCCCCGGGTCCCTCTCCTCCGCCTGCACCAGGTCGTAGAGATCCAGCTCGCTGTTTTCCATGACCTCGACCCCGAGGTCGAACAACGGCTGGATCGGGGCGTGGCAGGTCAGGAAATCGAACGGGCGCGGGCCGAACG
It encodes:
- a CDS encoding fucose isomerase — translated: MKNIPSIHLGIVAVSRDCFPIELSRERRGRVAAACREAGVPVTEIETVVENERDVGTALEEIGRRGVDALVVYLGNFGPEGPETLLVQKFSGPAMLAAAAEERGDDLVQGRGDAYCGLLSASYNLGLRRQRPHIPEYPVGDPRDVAAMIGEFLPVARVVEGVRHLKILSFGPRPFDFLTCHAPIQPLFDLGVEVMENSELDLYDLVQAEERDPGLRRIELEIAAELGGGNTYPDLVPKLARYESALEKFMAANLGASRYAAFANKCWPAFEKYFGHVPCYINSRLAARGVPVACEADIYGALSEYMCVSATGRPPGILDINNSVPRDMYEGNRAATGDYALSDLWMGFHCGNTSSGCMLEPAMKHQLIMHRLQEPGQEPDITRGTLEGRIQPGPVSVFRVQSTSEARLRAYVAQGEVLDLNPRSFGSIGVFAVREMGRFYRHVLIEKRFPHHTAVAFGHAGKALFAACRMLGIEELFFNHPKGLPYPGENPF